The genomic DNA GCACCGGTGTGCCGTGCAAGCCATGCTCGGCAAACACCCGCAACGCGGCCTGGATGATCTGCTCATGCTTGCGGCTTTCCTTGTTGTCGACCGGGGTAACCGGGGCAGGGGTGGCCATGATTGGTCTCACTCAGGCAGTGAATGAATATTCATTCCGTAACTGTGCCATTGAGTGATGTTTTTGTGGAAGGGTCATTTGGGGACAAATGATAGCGGCTAGCTACTAGCCTCTAGCTACGAGCTAAAACCGGTAAGCTCGTAGCTCGTAGCTCGTAGCTGGGGGCAGGGAGTTAGATCAACCCCTTTTCCCGTGCGGCAAGCTCGGTGAGTTCCGCGGCGAGGGTAACTGGGCGGGCGTAGGAGCGGTCGTAGTGGGCCTGGGCCAGGGCGTGGCATTCAGCACTGATCTGATCGTAGAGCTCCCGAGGTAACAGGCCCTGGGTTGGGGGCAGGGCGCGCAGGCCGAAACGATCGTAGGGGATCTGTTGCTTGCCGGCGGCCTTGAGCAGCTCCGGTACCCAGCCCTGGGGGGAAAGCTGGGTCTGGTAGCGCAGATTCTGGAAGTCCATCTCCGCCGCCAGCCGGTCCGCATCGGTGACCTGGAAGTAGTTGTCCACTACCTGGCAGAGCAGCAGATTCAGCCGCTTCCAGACGATTCGCTTTTCTTCGTTACTGTACCCGTTCCAGTGCACCACTTCGTGGCTGAAACGGCGACAGCCACGACAGACCGTATCACCGAACACGGTGGAACAGACG from Alcanivorax sp. includes the following:
- a CDS encoding DUF1289 domain-containing protein, which codes for MAVNRIHTPCIGVCSTVFGDTVCRGCRRFSHEVVHWNGYSNEEKRIVWKRLNLLLCQVVDNYFQVTDADRLAAEMDFQNLRYQTQLSPQGWVPELLKAAGKQQIPYDRFGLRALPPTQGLLPRELYDQISAECHALAQAHYDRSYARPVTLAAELTELAAREKGLI